Proteins from a genomic interval of Halopseudomonas litoralis:
- a CDS encoding TonB-dependent receptor domain-containing protein yields MPAQSIHRYKFFSPAALTLAIASTPYLAAEPNKADPVQLNNMVVTAAGYEQQLIDAPASITVIGKDDLEGKYYRDVTDALQDIPGVSIEGGAGGKLESTNINIRGLGESYTLFLINGKPLGASTEAYYNGFGSATQVGWLPPLSAIERIEVIRGPMSSLYGSSALAGVINIITKEVGDEWSGRVSHDRLLHGDSDAGGSQQTNFYLSGPLAEDRLGLTLFGSRYQRDEDEIQGGYTDKERIDGTAKLNLVVNEANSIELEAGRAEHDNQRTAKSGSPGEMNNIRTHYGLTHKLDWGNDFETRSFFINEEVEIENGSVESRYDSSLVNTKTVLPLANQTLTLGGEYKWETTDHDAGRFYGRANNLELERWQRALFIEDEFYVTDDLSITGGLRYDENEHYGEELIPRLYGVYRLTDEWVVKGGVSGGYKSPTLKQSDPNIVENAARSRAFDMGNADLKPESSINYEAGLMWDAASGINSGVTVYYTEFEDQIGKRIICDTRDGSDPVCDVNGVTREYINQYINHDSAELRGVEMFFNVPLGPVDLKTNYTYSDSEITDSKDSPESVGQPFNNLPRHMVNVGLDWAATDALGLWAKARYKSKTVEDSDSRIPSYTLVDIGGLYRLSDSFDVYAGLYNLFDKEVTAEDYGKTLDGRRLNVGVAFNF; encoded by the coding sequence ATGCCAGCACAAAGCATCCACCGCTACAAGTTTTTTTCACCTGCCGCCCTTACCTTGGCGATTGCCAGCACGCCTTATTTGGCCGCTGAGCCAAATAAGGCAGACCCTGTTCAGCTCAACAATATGGTGGTGACCGCCGCCGGATATGAGCAGCAATTGATCGATGCACCAGCCTCCATCACGGTGATCGGCAAAGACGACCTGGAGGGCAAATATTACCGGGATGTCACCGATGCACTGCAGGACATTCCCGGTGTATCCATCGAGGGCGGTGCCGGCGGCAAGCTGGAAAGCACCAACATCAATATTCGCGGGCTTGGCGAGTCCTATACTTTGTTTCTGATCAACGGCAAGCCGCTGGGCGCCTCCACCGAGGCCTATTACAACGGCTTTGGTTCGGCCACCCAGGTCGGCTGGCTGCCGCCGCTATCGGCCATTGAGCGCATCGAGGTGATCCGCGGACCAATGTCGTCGTTATATGGCTCCAGCGCGCTGGCCGGGGTGATCAATATCATCACCAAGGAGGTCGGAGACGAGTGGAGCGGGCGCGTCAGCCATGATCGGCTATTGCATGGGGATAGTGACGCCGGCGGCTCGCAGCAGACCAATTTTTACCTCAGCGGGCCGCTGGCCGAAGATCGTCTGGGGCTGACCCTGTTCGGCTCCCGGTATCAACGCGACGAGGATGAAATCCAGGGCGGCTACACCGACAAGGAGCGGATCGACGGCACTGCCAAACTCAACCTGGTGGTCAACGAGGCCAACAGCATCGAGCTGGAGGCAGGCCGCGCCGAGCATGACAACCAGCGCACCGCCAAATCCGGCTCGCCGGGCGAAATGAACAATATCCGCACCCATTACGGCCTGACCCATAAACTTGACTGGGGCAATGATTTCGAGACCCGCAGTTTCTTCATCAATGAAGAGGTGGAGATCGAGAATGGCAGTGTCGAATCACGCTACGACAGCAGCCTGGTCAATACCAAGACGGTGTTGCCGCTGGCCAACCAGACCCTGACCCTGGGCGGTGAATACAAGTGGGAGACCACCGATCATGACGCTGGGCGCTTCTACGGCCGTGCCAACAACCTGGAACTGGAGCGCTGGCAGCGCGCCCTGTTCATTGAGGATGAGTTCTACGTCACCGACGACCTGTCTATCACTGGCGGGCTGCGTTATGACGAGAACGAACATTATGGCGAAGAGCTGATCCCGCGCCTCTATGGGGTGTATCGCCTTACCGATGAATGGGTGGTCAAGGGCGGTGTGAGCGGCGGCTACAAGTCACCGACGTTGAAGCAGTCCGACCCCAATATCGTCGAGAATGCCGCCCGCAGTCGCGCCTTCGATATGGGCAACGCCGACCTCAAGCCAGAGAGCAGCATCAACTATGAAGCCGGGTTGATGTGGGATGCCGCCAGTGGGATCAACTCGGGGGTCACCGTCTACTACACCGAGTTCGAGGACCAGATCGGCAAGCGCATCATCTGTGATACCCGTGACGGTTCCGACCCGGTATGCGACGTCAATGGTGTCACCCGTGAATACATAAACCAATACATCAACCACGACTCGGCGGAGCTGCGTGGCGTGGAGATGTTCTTCAACGTACCTCTGGGCCCGGTGGATCTGAAGACCAACTACACCTACTCGGACAGCGAAATCACCGACTCCAAGGACTCACCGGAAAGCGTCGGCCAGCCATTCAACAATCTGCCCAGGCACATGGTCAATGTCGGCCTGGACTGGGCCGCCACCGATGCGCTGGGCCTCTGGGCCAAGGCTCGCTACAAGAGCAAGACCGTGGAAGACAGCGACAGCCGCATCCCTTCCTACACCCTGGTAGACATCGGCGGCCTGTACCGGCTCAGCGACAGCTTCGATGTCTATGCCGGGCTGTACAACCTGTTCGACAAGGAAGTCACGGCCGAGGACTACGGCAAGACACTGGATGGGCGACGACTGAATGTCGGTGTGGCGTTCAATTTCTGA
- a CDS encoding winged helix-turn-helix domain-containing protein: MLLSKRELALLEELLCNAPRVVVKDHLEDRLYSLSEAVTPNAIEALVSRLRRKLAAAGADSAIETLRGLGYRLAQAPAQTLRN; the protein is encoded by the coding sequence ATGCTGCTGTCCAAACGCGAGCTGGCATTGCTTGAGGAGCTGCTGTGCAACGCGCCGCGGGTGGTGGTCAAGGACCATCTGGAGGATCGCCTGTATTCATTGAGCGAGGCCGTGACGCCGAATGCCATTGAAGCGCTGGTCTCGCGGCTGCGGCGCAAGCTGGCCGCAGCCGGTGCCGACAGCGCGATCGAGACACTGCGCGGGTTGGGCTACCGGCTGGCGCAGGCCCCGGCCCAGACGCTCAGAAATTGA
- a CDS encoding response regulator transcription factor, translating to MKLLVIEDHPSLRELLLKHLQRSGFVVDVAEHGRQAMAMLRLCRYDAMLLDLGLPDMDGLSLLAARNSTRNSDLPCIILTAYDSLERRIAGLDAGADDYLLKPFAMPEL from the coding sequence ATGAAGCTGCTTGTCATAGAAGACCATCCCTCACTGCGTGAGCTGTTGTTGAAACACCTGCAGCGCAGCGGGTTCGTGGTTGACGTGGCCGAGCACGGGCGGCAGGCCATGGCGATGTTGCGGTTGTGTCGCTACGACGCCATGCTGCTTGATCTCGGTCTGCCGGATATGGACGGCCTGTCGTTGCTGGCCGCACGCAACTCGACCCGCAACAGCGATCTGCCGTGCATCATCCTCACTGCCTACGACTCGCTGGAGCGTCGGATCGCCGGCCTGGATGCGGGCGCCGATGACTATCTGCTCAAACCCTTCGCCATGCCGGAGCTGTAG